The genome window TCGAGCCTGCTCTGGCCGGGGCCGACCAGGTGGCATTCGCGGTCCGGCAGACGGCAGATGCGGTGATGCTCGGTCTCGGCGACGCATCGGTCGTGTGCACCGAGGTGCGCATCGACCTGATCGACGACAACGGCACGGTGTTCTCCCGCCCCTGGCTGCACCCGACCTGCTTCGATGCGGCCGACCTCGTAGACAGGGTGCGCTGGCAGCTCGAAGCTCTGGGGGCGGAGTCCGCCAAAGAGCCGATCGACGAGGCGCGGGCTTTCGGCGGCATCGAACTGGTGCGGATCGTCCCCGTGGCCGTCGATGATGCCGCACACCACCAGCCGGGCCTCTTCGGCTCAGGAACTGATGAGCGCCTGCACCACGCCATCTCCCGTGTGCAGACGATGCTCGGCCACGAGGGCGTCGTCACCGCAGCGCTCTCCGGCGGGCGCTGGCTCGCCGACCGACAGGTGCTCACGCCCTGGGGAGAACGCGCGGTCGCACCCCGAGACCCCGGCCGCCCCTGGCCGGGGAGCCTTCCGGATCCGCTTCCCGCCGAGGTGTTCCGACCGCCTCGGCCGATCGGAGTGCTCGCTCCCGACGGCGCGACGGTCCTCGTCGACGAGCGAGGGGCGCTCTCCGCGGCGCCGACCCGCATCGACGGTGACGATGTGCAGGCATGGGCGGGCCCGTGGCCCATCCACGAGCGCCGATGGGACGCCACCGGCGGCAAGCGAGGACACCGCCTGCAGATCATCGACGATCATGATCGCGCCTGGTTGGTCTTCTGCACAGGCGATCGCTGGTGGGCCGAGGGGAGGTATCGCTGATGGGTTGGCACAATCCGCCTCTGTCGTGGAACGAGCTGGAACGCACCCTCAGCGGTGAGGAGTCGCCCTATCCGACCGGCGGGACGCCACCGAGCACGCGGCCGGGCACGCGCCCGGACCCCGGTCCCATCAGCACCCGGCGCAAGAGGACTCCTCCGACCGCGGTCGGACGGCCGGAGGACGCCGTCCCCTACGCCGAGCTGCATGCGCATTCGTCGTATTCCTTCCTCGACGGCGCCTCCTCCCCCGAAGACCTCCTCGCCGAGGCCGAGCGGCTGGGCCTGACCGCTCTGGCGCTCACCGACCACGACGGCTTCTACGGTGCGGCCCGCTTCGCCGAGGTCGCAGAGCTGATGGATGTCAAGGTGCAGACCGTGTACGGAGCCGAGCTCTCCCTCGGACTCGACGCGCCGCAGCGGGGCGCCCCCGATCCGATCGGCGACCATCTGCTCGTGCTCGCCGACGGCTTGGAGGGTTACCACCGGCTCTCCGGCGCGATGACGGCCGCCCATCTCCGAGGCGGAGAGAAGGGCCGCCCCGTCTACGACCTCGACGAGCTGGCCGCCACCGCAGACGGGCACTGGACGATCCTCACCGGATGCCGCAAGGGCGGGGTCCGCCGCGGACTCGAAGCCGGAGACGCGCACACCCCGCTGCGCCGCCTGGTCGATCTGTTCGGGCAGGACCACGTCGCCGTCGAGCTCTTCGACCACGGCGATCCGCAGGACTCGCGACGCAACGATGCTCTCGCAGACCTCGCCAGACGGATGAGGCTGCCCGTGGTGGCGACCAACAACGTGCACTACGCCGCACCCGAGCGGGCGTCGCTCGCCGAAGCCGTCGCCGCGGTGCGGGCCGTGCGCAGCATGGACGATCTCGACGGCTGGCTCCCCGCACACGGAGGGGCGCATCTGCGCAGCGGTGCGGAGATGGCGGCGCGCTTCCGGCGTCACCCCGGCGCGATCTCGTACGGGCTGGAGCTCGCCGCGGCATCCGCCTTCCCTCTCCGCCGCGCGCGCCCTGCGCTCCCGAAGCAGGAGGTGCCGGACGGCCACACTCCGATGAGCTGGCTGCGGCACCTGGTGTGGGAGGCCGTGCCGACGAAGTACCCGCGCCTGGATGACGACGGTCGCCGCCGGATCGGCCGCGAGCTCGACGTCATCCAGGAGAAGGACTTCCCCGGCTACTTCCTCATCGTGCACGGGATCGTCACCGAGGCGAAGCGTCTCGGCATCCTCTGTCAAGGTCGCGGCTCGGCTGCGGCGAGCGCCGTCTGCTACCTGCTCGGGATCACCGCCGTCGACCCGATCCTCTACCGCCTGCCCTTCGAGCGCTTCCTCGCGACCACACGTCAGGAGGAGCCCGACATCGATGTGGACTTCGACTCCGACCGCCGCGAGGAGATCATCCAGTGGGTGTACCGCGAGTACGGGAGGGAACGCGCGGCGCAGGTGGCGAATGTCATCCAGTACCGACCGAAGAACGCCGTGCGCGACATGGCGAGGGCTCTCGGCTACTCGCCCGGACAGCAGGACGCCTGGTCTCGGCAGGTCGACGGATGGAGCTCAGGGCTCGAGGTCGCCGAGGAGCACGACATCCCCGCGAACGTGCTCGAGTATGCGGGCGAGCTGCTGAAGGCGCCTCGGCATCTCGGCATACACTCCGGCGGCATGGTACTGACTGCCAGACCCGTGGGCGAGGTGGTGCCCGTGGAGCATGCGCGCATGGAGAACCGCACCGTCATCCAGTGGGACAAAGACGATGCGGCCTGGATGGGGCTCGTCAAGTTCGATCTGCTGGGCCTCGGGATGCTGGCGGCCCTCCAGCACTGCTTCGACCTCATCCGCGATGCCACGGGCGAACGGTGGACCCTCGAGACGCTGCCCAAAGAAGAGCCGGCGGTCTACGACATGCTCTGCCGTGCGGATTCGATCGGCGTGTTCCAGGTCGAGTCGCGTGCGCAGATCGGCTTGCTCCCCCGACTGCAGCCTCGGGCCTTCTACGACCTCGCCATCCAGATCGCGCTCATCCGTCCTGGGCCCATCCAGGGCGGGGCGGTGCATCCCTTCGTCCGCCGCAAGATGGCGAAGGATGCGCTCGACGAGGAGAACCGCGCCAGGACTGCCAGGGGCGAAGATCCGGTGGTGCTCGAGATCCCCTATCCGCACGACGATCTCAAGCCGATCCTCGAGCGGACGCTGGGCATCCCGATCTTCCAGGAGCAGCTGATCCAGATGGCGACGGCCATCGGCGACTGCACAGCCGACGAAGCCGATCTGCTCAGACGCGCCATGGGATCCAAGCGCGGACTCGAGAAGATCGAGAAGGTCCGCGACAAGCTCTATGCGGGGATGACCAGGCGCGGGCTCTCCGCCGAGCAGTCGGATCGCATCTACGCGCAGATCCAGGCGTTCTCGAACTTCGGTTTCGCCGAATCGCATTCACTGTCCTTCGCCCTGCTCGTCTACGCCAGCTCCTGGCTCAAGCTGCACTACCCGGCTGCGTTCCTCGCTGGGCTGCTGCGGTCGCAGCCGATGGGCTTCTACTCCGCCTCGACGCTCACCGCAGACGCTCGTCGACACGGAGTCGAGGTTCGGCGTCCCGATCTGCACTCCTCGGGTGCGACCGAGACTCTGGAACCACTCGAAGGAGCACCTCTGCGAGCTCCGACCGGACTGGATTCCTGCTCCGACCCGCTGCAACCCCGCGTGCCGCGCTTCGACCGATCCCTGCCCGACGAATCGGCAGCACATCGCAGAGACGGCGGGTATGCGGTGCGCATGGGACTCAGCGGAGTGCGCGGCATCGGTCTGCCGTTGGCTGAGCGGATCGTCGCTGAGCGCGAGTCAGGCGGCCTCTTCCGCGATCTGAACGATCTGGTGAGGCGGACGGATGCCACTGCTGCGCAGCTGGAGGCTCTCGCGACCGCCGGTGCGTTCGAGTGTCTCGGGCTCCAGCGCAGAGAGGCGATCTGGCTGTCCGGAGCGGCCGCGGAGGACCGCTCGCGATTCCTCCCGGGAACGACCGTCGCCGTGCAGCCGCCGCTGTTCACGGATCAGTCCAGCTATGAGCGGCTCTCCGCCGATCTGTGGGCCACCGGCGTCTCGACCGATGACCACCCGATGGCGCACTTCCGCGCACTCCTCCGTGAGCGGGGCGTGCTCACCTCCCTCGACCTCCAGGGCCACGAGACAGGACGACGCATCGAAGTCGCAGGCCTCGTGACGCACCGTCAGCGCCCGGCGACCGCAGCGGGCGTCACGTTCCTCAACCTCGAGGATGAGAGCGGCCTGGTCAACGTCATCTGCTCGACAGGGGTGTGGAGCCGATATCACCGGGTGGCCCGCGATTCGCCCGCTCTCATCATCCGCGGCATCCTCGAGCGCTCGGCGGAGGGCGTCGTGAACGTCCTCGCAGATGCCTTCGAGGACCTCCGCACCGGAGTCACCCATCGCTCTCGGGACTTCCGATGAGCGTCATGTCAGGGCACGCCGCTCAGAGGGTCCGCGGAGCGCTCACCAGAAGCGCTCAGGCTCCGGTTCGGGCACGCGATCCCCACCACCCCAGCGGTCTGCTTCGGCCTTCGCCGCGTCCACCGCGGCATCCGCGCCGTGCAGAGCCGTTCGCGCACTGGTCGCACCTCGTCCGTCGCCGTCGATGTCGACCGTGAGCAGGGTGCGCGATCCGTGGCCGACACCGATCGTCACCGTGCAATCGACGACACGGCCCAGCCACCGGCTGACCCGCTCCCGCGGCTCTTCGGGGCGGCGATACCGGATGCGGGTGTCGAGGTCGATGACAGAGAGGATCACGGACTCACCGGTCAGCTCGTCGACGCACTCCGACACCTCGACACGGTGTCCGTGCGCGATGGCGAGGGGCGCGTTGATCACGAGCTTTCTGTCCATGAATCCACTCTATGAGTGGACGTTCTCGCGGCAAGCCCCAGTCTCGGAAGAAACA of Microbacterium sp. LWH13-1.2 contains these proteins:
- a CDS encoding error-prone DNA polymerase encodes the protein MGWHNPPLSWNELERTLSGEESPYPTGGTPPSTRPGTRPDPGPISTRRKRTPPTAVGRPEDAVPYAELHAHSSYSFLDGASSPEDLLAEAERLGLTALALTDHDGFYGAARFAEVAELMDVKVQTVYGAELSLGLDAPQRGAPDPIGDHLLVLADGLEGYHRLSGAMTAAHLRGGEKGRPVYDLDELAATADGHWTILTGCRKGGVRRGLEAGDAHTPLRRLVDLFGQDHVAVELFDHGDPQDSRRNDALADLARRMRLPVVATNNVHYAAPERASLAEAVAAVRAVRSMDDLDGWLPAHGGAHLRSGAEMAARFRRHPGAISYGLELAAASAFPLRRARPALPKQEVPDGHTPMSWLRHLVWEAVPTKYPRLDDDGRRRIGRELDVIQEKDFPGYFLIVHGIVTEAKRLGILCQGRGSAAASAVCYLLGITAVDPILYRLPFERFLATTRQEEPDIDVDFDSDRREEIIQWVYREYGRERAAQVANVIQYRPKNAVRDMARALGYSPGQQDAWSRQVDGWSSGLEVAEEHDIPANVLEYAGELLKAPRHLGIHSGGMVLTARPVGEVVPVEHARMENRTVIQWDKDDAAWMGLVKFDLLGLGMLAALQHCFDLIRDATGERWTLETLPKEEPAVYDMLCRADSIGVFQVESRAQIGLLPRLQPRAFYDLAIQIALIRPGPIQGGAVHPFVRRKMAKDALDEENRARTARGEDPVVLEIPYPHDDLKPILERTLGIPIFQEQLIQMATAIGDCTADEADLLRRAMGSKRGLEKIEKVRDKLYAGMTRRGLSAEQSDRIYAQIQAFSNFGFAESHSLSFALLVYASSWLKLHYPAAFLAGLLRSQPMGFYSASTLTADARRHGVEVRRPDLHSSGATETLEPLEGAPLRAPTGLDSCSDPLQPRVPRFDRSLPDESAAHRRDGGYAVRMGLSGVRGIGLPLAERIVAERESGGLFRDLNDLVRRTDATAAQLEALATAGAFECLGLQRREAIWLSGAAAEDRSRFLPGTTVAVQPPLFTDQSSYERLSADLWATGVSTDDHPMAHFRALLRERGVLTSLDLQGHETGRRIEVAGLVTHRQRPATAAGVTFLNLEDESGLVNVICSTGVWSRYHRVARDSPALIIRGILERSAEGVVNVLADAFEDLRTGVTHRSRDFR
- a CDS encoding DNA polymerase Y family protein, translating into MTSPLRVLVLWFPDWPLRAALGGPPPHAPTALVQANTVIACTASAREHGVRAGQRRRVAQGHISSLRVLPHDAARDERAFLPVLQIIEKHAPGAALLRPGLAAVRARGISRYHDGEAEAGRALIDVLADAGFPEVRVGIADGPFTAELAARGRTPCTVVPAGHAKDFLDPLPVSVLRDEQLTGLLIRLGVRTLGEFAGLDEIEVRDRFGERGARLHALAAGADSRAVVPRPPDPELVRSVEFEPALAGADQVAFAVRQTADAVMLGLGDASVVCTEVRIDLIDDNGTVFSRPWLHPTCFDAADLVDRVRWQLEALGAESAKEPIDEARAFGGIELVRIVPVAVDDAAHHQPGLFGSGTDERLHHAISRVQTMLGHEGVVTAALSGGRWLADRQVLTPWGERAVAPRDPGRPWPGSLPDPLPAEVFRPPRPIGVLAPDGATVLVDERGALSAAPTRIDGDDVQAWAGPWPIHERRWDATGGKRGHRLQIIDDHDRAWLVFCTGDRWWAEGRYR